The Candidatus Acidiferrales bacterium nucleotide sequence TGGTGTGTATCCTATACCAGTTCTACAGCGTGACGTATCTGTCTGTTGGCCTAGCTGTCACGGACGCGATTTTCCAGGTGATTGCACATGGAATCGAAGGGGCAATCGCCGGGCTGATTTACAGAACATAGGCAGAGAGCAGAACGACCGGCGTCGTTTGCAACCCAGCCAGTCCGTTGTCTTATTTGAGGATCAGTGCGCCCTTCCAGGAGAGCTTTGCGTTCGCTTTCTTGACCCTGAGTGACCGGGCGACTAAGATAAGCCCACCATGGGTCGCAATGGCGGATCGCTTCCGGCGGGGAAAGCCTTCTTCAAAATCGGCGAGGTGAGCCAGTTGACCGCCGTCGAACCCTATGTCCTTCGCTACTGGGAAACGGAGTTCAAGAAGCTGGCCCCGGTCAAGAGCGAGCGGGGCCAGCGGCTCTACCGTCCCCAGGACGTCCAGACCGTGCTCGAAATCAAGCGCTTGCTCTATCAGGAAGGCTACACGATCGCCGGCGCCCGCAAAGCGCTGGCGGACAGCCGCCGGCCGGTCGTTGAAAAACCTGCCGCCGGCAGCCAAGAGGAGCTGCTTCACTACTTGCGCAACGAACTTGCCGCCATCTTGACTCTGCTGTCCAAAAGGTGATAGCTTCTATTGCCAAGGCGGGGCGTCCAGCGACCCACTTGGCGCCCCGGCTTTTTTTCTGCCCGCCCCGCTGAAGGTGGGCTGGCCGAAGCGCCCGCTGCTCGACCCGACCTTCCCTGTCCCGCAGAGCGGGATGCCACGACCCCGCGGGTAAGACTTGGAAGGAGTAGAACGCGCCGAAGCGTCCCGAAGGTTCGGGAAGCCCGAAGGTTTGAGAGGAATGTTGGATGCGTCAGATTCTTGTTACCAACGATGACGGAGTTCAGTCTCCGGGACTGAAGGCGCTGGTGCAGGCGCTCAGCGAACTCGGCCAGGTGACGGTGGTAGCGCCCACCAAAGAGGTGAGCGCGCAGAGCCACGGGCTGTCGCTTCGCCGGCCGATTCGCTTCGAGCGTGTCGCCGAGCGCACCTACGCGGTCGAGGGCACGCCGGCTGATTCTGTGATCCTCGCGCTCAACAAGATCATGAAGGCGCGGCCGGACCTGCTCGTGAGCGGGATTAACCGCGGCGGCAACATGGGTGAGAATATTTACTACTCGGGAACGGTAGCGGCCGCCGTGGAAGGAACGCTGAACGGAATCCCTTCCTTTGCGATTTCGGTGGCGCACAAGGACGGCGAGTTTGACTTCGAGCCGGCGGCGGCCTTTGCCGTCAAACTGGCCAAGCGCATCCTGGCCGAGGAGCTGCCCAAGGGCGTAACGCTCAACGTCAACGTGCCGCAGCCGTGGAACAACGGAGTGGAAATCACGCGGCAATCCAACAAGATCATCAAGAATTTGCTGGTCGAAAATACCGACCCGCGCGGGCGGCGCTACTATTGGCTCCACGAGGAGGTGGACCGCGACCGCGTCGCCCCCGGCACCGACTACGCCGCTGTCTTTGCCGGAAGCATTTCCATCACCCCGCTCGATCTCGACCGCACGAACAGGGCGGCGCTCAATCACCTGAGTCACTGGGTGGAGGAGCTGAGCCCGCGCAGCAAACGATCCTCAGCCCGCCAGGACTTGCCAGCCCAAAGCAAGTAGCCCATAATTCTGCTATAGGTTTTTCTGGACTTCCTTCGGTCGGGGCGTGGCTCAGCCTAGTTAGAGCGTCCCGACGAGTCGGGAAGGTCGGGGGTTCAACCGGAAGCAGCTACTTCCGGAGAAGGTTTGGTCGGTCGGGGCGTGGCTCAGCTTGGTTAGAGCGCCTGGTTCGGGACCAGGAGGTCGGAGGTTCAAATCCTCTCGCCCCGACCAATTCCTTCTCATAGCTTTCCTACCGGATCTGCATGGGCCTGGATTTGACAATTTCCCTGGTCTCTTGGGACTTGAGCCGAGAGAGCCGCAGGAATACTATCCTATGGGAACTCCCCTTGAACGGGAGGCTGTCAAATGCTGGGGGTCATTATTCTTGCTGTTATTGGAGCATTGCTTGTTGTGGTCTTGGCTCTATGGCTTTTCGGCGAGCGCTGGAGGCTCTTACGCCGTTCGACCAGACGCATGGTGCGTGAGGGCGGTTTCGGGCTGAATGCGTGGCATGGGTACGTCTACGGCCGATGGACCAACCAATATGTCAACCTGCTTATCCAGTCCTCCCCTCTTACTCCAACCCGCCTGGGTACGCGAAGCGCAAGGTGGTTGTCCGATCACTATCACGGCAAGGTTCTTACGCAGGAACACGCCGAGGCGATTATCGACTCGAAAAAAGACATTCCGTTACAAGACCTGGAACAGATTATCCCCTATCCGACAGCACGGAATTTAGTCCTCAAGGGCCCGCCTGACGTGGCTGTTTACGAATGCGCCTGCCGACATGCACGGGCTGAGCACTGCCAGCCAACCCGGGTGTGCATGGTGATCGGCCAGCCGTTTGTTGACTTCATTCTGGAACACAATCCGCAAAGCAGCCGCCGGCTTACCCAAGCGGAGGCACTGGTACTCCTCCATGCCGAACACGAGCGCGGGCACGTACACTCCGCATGGTTCAAAGACGCGCTCCTGAATCGCTTCTACGCTATCTGCAACTGCTGCAAGTGCTGCTGTGGCGGCATTGAAGCCATGATGAAGTACGGCATCCCGATGATGGCCTCTTCGGGCTACGTCGCCGACGTGGAGCAAGACCTTTGCAATCTTTGCGGCGCCTGTGTGGACGCGTGTCCCTTCAGCGCCCTCTCCGCGGACGACACGCGCCTCGCGAGGAGCTGGGAGCTCTGCATGGGTTGCGGGGTGTGCGTGGAAAAGTGTCCTACCGATGCCATGACGCTGGTCCGCGAGGAGAAGAAAGGAATACCCCTCGACGTGCGGGTGCTGGCCTAGCGTTTCCGTGTGTGTTTTGCTTTACAGAACAAAGTACTTGACATGAAAAAGTTTGCTTGCCATCATGGCGTCCTGCCGCAAGGCGCCGCGCCAAGAGAGGAGCGCCACCACCATGGTCAAGCGCATCGTCGCCATCGCCTTTGTCTTCGTTATGACCGCCGTGGCCTGGGCCATCCTGGGCTCGACCATTTTCTACCGAACGTATGAGACCGACTCCGCACTGAGGGGCCGGGTGGTGTCCATCTGGGGAGCGCCGCACAAACAAGGGCCCTCGACGGCTTCCTACGAACAAACCGTGCCGAAGACGGTCGAAACCATTGAGGAGGACAGGAAGATCGTCCGCAAGACCCAGGAGCGCATCGTAACGCCGCTACCGCTTGAGAGCAGCCGCGTTGACGTTGCGCTCGACCTCGAACACCGCAGGAAGGGACTGCTCTGGTACAGCACTTACAAGGTTGCCTTCGCCGGTGCTTATACCTTCCGGAACGCCAGCAACCAAGACCAGTTGGTCACCTTCACATTGAATTTCCCGACGGCGCAAGCGATCTACGACGATTTGACGCTGAGCCTCGATGACTCGCCCATGCCCATCACAAACGAGAAGACCGCCGTCCGCGTCACCTCGCGGGTGGCGGCCGGCAAAGCGGTGGTCCTGAAGGCGGCCTACCGCTCGCAGGGACTACAGAGCTGGCGCTATGACTTCGGTGGTGAAGTGGCTGAGGTGCGTGACTTCGTGCTCAAGATGAAGACGAACTTCAAGGCGATCGACTTCCCCGAGAACACGCTTTCGGCCTCGGAGAAGCGCGAAACACCGGACGGCTGGGAACTCACCTGGACTTACAAGAACCTGGTCACCGGCTTCCAGATCGGGATGACATTGCCGGAAAAGCTGCAGCCCGGGCCGCTGGCCGGGCGAATCAGCTACTTCGCTCCGATTTCGCTCTTTTTCTTCTTCTTCCTGATGTTCATCATCACGACGCTGCGCGGCATTGAACTGCATCCGATGAACTATTTCTTCCTGGCCGCGGCGTTTTTCGCATTCCACCTGTTGCTCGCCTACTTGGTGGACCACCTCTCGATCCACGCGGCATTTGCGATTTGTTCGGCCGTTTCCATCTTTCTGGTGGTGAGCTACCTGCGGCTGGTGGCGGGCATGCGTTTCGCGCTGGTGGAAGCGGGCCTCGGGCAACTCATTTACCTGGTCTTGTTCTCTTACACGTTTTTCCTCAAGGGCTACACGGGTCTGGCCGTCACCATTGGCTCGATCATCACACTGTTTGTCGTCATGCAGATGACCGGCCGCATCAGTTGGGCGGAGAAATTCGCCAGAAAACCTGCCTGAGCGCGGAGCCAACATACGCTGGAAGACCTGATGACGGTAGCTACTTGGAACCCGCATGGACGGGCTGGGCCGGGGCAATCTGGACAAGCCCGGCGGCGGGTTTCTCAAAGGAAAGGGTGTCCATGGGGCAGACGCTGACGCAGAGGCTGCGGCCGATAGGGAAGCCGGTCGCGCCACCAAGTCGCATGTGTCGTGCTGGCCTTCAGGTTTGAAGAGCCGGGATTTCGCGCATGCGAGCAAAGGCGCGGCGGAGGTGCGGGATGGTAATCGAGCCGCCCACGATGAGGGCGACGTTCAGCGCTTCGATCATCTCTTGCCGGGTCGTGCCCTCTTCGGCGGAGCGTACCAGATGGTAGGTAATGCAATCGTCGCAGCGCAGCACCGTGGAAGCCACCAGGCCGAGCAACTCTTTGATTTTGGGCGAGAGCGCGCCCGCTTCATAAGCCTGGTGATCGAGCGCAAAAAAGCGCTTCAATCCCAGGTGGCCGCAGCCCAGGATTTCCTCGTTCATCTCGGCGTGAAATTTCTGAAAATCGGCAAGTCCTCCGGATCCTTCCGAACTTCCTGGCATGTTTTCTCCTCCAAGTGGAATCTCAAACTATAAGCAGGCAGGCGGCGGTTGGCAACTCGGGCGAGACGATCGGTAGTCTCTCCGACCCCGGGAAGTTGCACGGGGCGCCACCGCATGAAGAGTGCGATGCCCCCTGCGGTCGCCGTCGTTGACTTCAATCGTTTTTGAGTCTAGTATCCAACAAGATACCTTTTTACATCTTGCCATTCAAGCGGCCCGCTCGAGGTTGCTATGGTGGGCACGACCGTTTCTCATTATCGAATACTCGAGCGACTCGGCAGCGGCGGCATGGGCGAGGTCTATCGGGCAGAAGACACCCTGCTGGGCCGGTCGGCGGCGATCAAATTCCTGCCGGAGTCTGTCGCCCAGGACAAGGATCGTCGCGAACGATTTATCCGCGAAGCGCGCGCCGCTTCTGCCCTCAACCACCCCAATATCATCACCGTGTATGAGATCGGCCAGGAGGGCGAGAACTATTTTATCGCCATGGAATACGTCCCGGGCTCGACGCTGGGGCAACTGATCGCCGCCCAAGAACTGGACTGGCAGGAGTGCCTGAAGATTGCTCGGCAGGTGGCAGAGGCCATGGCAGCCGCGCATGAGCACGGGATCGTGCACCGCGACTTGAAACCGGACAACATCATGGTCATGCCGGATGGCCGGGCGAAGATTTTGGATTTTGGCGTCGCCAAATTGCTGGAAAGCGGCTCGGGGGCCACCACGGTAACCACCGCTACCGGGATTGTCGGCACGCTTGCCTATATGTCTCCCGAGCAAGCTCTCGGCCAGCCCGCTGACCAACGAAGCGATATTTTTTCCTTCGGCAGCGTGCTCTACCACGCCTTGACTGGCCGGATGCCCTTTGCCGGCGAGAGCGCCGTCGAGGTGCATCGTGCCCTGCTCGAGAAGAACCCCGAGCCCGTCAGCCGCGCAAGTCCGAACGTGCCGCAGAAGATTTGCCGGGTGGTGGAGCGGTCGCTCGAAAAGGAGCCATCGCGGCGCTATGCTCATTTCCGCGAGGTGCGTGCCGACCTGGATGCTATCGACCGCTATCCAGAAGTCTCTCGATCCGCGGAGAAGAAATCCCTGCGGTGGGGTGCTGCGGCGGTTCTCGGAATCGCGCTGGTCGCGGCGACCGCGTGGATCCCGGCGGTGCGTGATCGGTTGCCGTGGGCGCGTCCTGCGCTGGCCGGGCCCAAAAATCTGGCGGTGCTTCCTTTTGAAGCCATTGGAGGAGGCCCGGAAGACCAGGCGTATTCAAACGGGATCACCGAAACCTTGACGGCGAAGCTGACGCAGCTCACGGCCACCCATCAGTTGCAGATCGCGCCGACGCGGGAAGTTCGCGCACGCGGGGTGATGACAGCCAGGACAACACGAAAAGAGCTGGGGGCGAGTCTCGTGGTTGAGGGTACCGTGCACCGCTCGGGGAACACGGTTCGTGTCAATTGCGTGCTGGTGGACACAGCAACGCTGCGGCAGTTGCGCGCCGAGACGATCACCGCCGATGCCTCGGATCCCTTCGCGGTGCAGGACCGCGTGGTCGTCGCCATCGTGCAAATGTTGGCTCTTGAGCTCCGGCCGCAGGAGCGGCAAATGCTGCGCGGCTCGGGCACGCACGTCGCCGGCGCCCAAGAGTACTACCTGCAGGGGCGCGGCTATCTCCTGAACTACGACAAGATCGAAAACATCGAGAACGCCATCCGCGTTTTCATGCGCGCGCTCAGCCTAGATCCGAACTATGCGCTGGCGCACGCCGGGCTTGGCGAGGCCTACTGGAAAATGTACGAGGCGCGCAGAGAATCGCAGTGGGTCGAGCAGGTGCGCCAGGCGTGTGAGCGAGCGCGGCAGCTCAACCCGGCACTCGCCCAAGTGCACATTTGCCTGGGAACAATTGCGAACAACACGGGGCATCCGGAACGCGCTGTCGCTGAGTTCGAGCAGGCGATCAAGCTCGAACCGACGAACGATGACGCCTATCGAGCACTGGGCGCTGCTTACCAAAATCTTGGCAAACCCGCCGAGGCAGACCGCACTTACCGGCAGGCCATCGAGCTGCGCCCGCATTATTGGGCGGGCTACAGCTGGCT carries:
- a CDS encoding MerR family transcriptional regulator — protein: MGRNGGSLPAGKAFFKIGEVSQLTAVEPYVLRYWETEFKKLAPVKSERGQRLYRPQDVQTVLEIKRLLYQEGYTIAGARKALADSRRPVVEKPAAGSQEELLHYLRNELAAILTLLSKR
- the surE gene encoding 5'/3'-nucleotidase SurE, which produces MRQILVTNDDGVQSPGLKALVQALSELGQVTVVAPTKEVSAQSHGLSLRRPIRFERVAERTYAVEGTPADSVILALNKIMKARPDLLVSGINRGGNMGENIYYSGTVAAAVEGTLNGIPSFAISVAHKDGEFDFEPAAAFAVKLAKRILAEELPKGVTLNVNVPQPWNNGVEITRQSNKIIKNLLVENTDPRGRRYYWLHEEVDRDRVAPGTDYAAVFAGSISITPLDLDRTNRAALNHLSHWVEELSPRSKRSSARQDLPAQSK
- a CDS encoding 4Fe-4S binding protein, which codes for MLGVIILAVIGALLVVVLALWLFGERWRLLRRSTRRMVREGGFGLNAWHGYVYGRWTNQYVNLLIQSSPLTPTRLGTRSARWLSDHYHGKVLTQEHAEAIIDSKKDIPLQDLEQIIPYPTARNLVLKGPPDVAVYECACRHARAEHCQPTRVCMVIGQPFVDFILEHNPQSSRRLTQAEALVLLHAEHERGHVHSAWFKDALLNRFYAICNCCKCCCGGIEAMMKYGIPMMASSGYVADVEQDLCNLCGACVDACPFSALSADDTRLARSWELCMGCGVCVEKCPTDAMTLVREEKKGIPLDVRVLA
- a CDS encoding inner membrane CreD family protein produces the protein MVKRIVAIAFVFVMTAVAWAILGSTIFYRTYETDSALRGRVVSIWGAPHKQGPSTASYEQTVPKTVETIEEDRKIVRKTQERIVTPLPLESSRVDVALDLEHRRKGLLWYSTYKVAFAGAYTFRNASNQDQLVTFTLNFPTAQAIYDDLTLSLDDSPMPITNEKTAVRVTSRVAAGKAVVLKAAYRSQGLQSWRYDFGGEVAEVRDFVLKMKTNFKAIDFPENTLSASEKRETPDGWELTWTYKNLVTGFQIGMTLPEKLQPGPLAGRISYFAPISLFFFFFLMFIITTLRGIELHPMNYFFLAAAFFAFHLLLAYLVDHLSIHAAFAICSAVSIFLVVSYLRLVAGMRFALVEAGLGQLIYLVLFSYTFFLKGYTGLAVTIGSIITLFVVMQMTGRISWAEKFARKPA
- a CDS encoding carboxymuconolactone decarboxylase family protein translates to MPGSSEGSGGLADFQKFHAEMNEEILGCGHLGLKRFFALDHQAYEAGALSPKIKELLGLVASTVLRCDDCITYHLVRSAEEGTTRQEMIEALNVALIVGGSITIPHLRRAFARMREIPALQT
- a CDS encoding tetratricopeptide repeat protein, translating into MVGTTVSHYRILERLGSGGMGEVYRAEDTLLGRSAAIKFLPESVAQDKDRRERFIREARAASALNHPNIITVYEIGQEGENYFIAMEYVPGSTLGQLIAAQELDWQECLKIARQVAEAMAAAHEHGIVHRDLKPDNIMVMPDGRAKILDFGVAKLLESGSGATTVTTATGIVGTLAYMSPEQALGQPADQRSDIFSFGSVLYHALTGRMPFAGESAVEVHRALLEKNPEPVSRASPNVPQKICRVVERSLEKEPSRRYAHFREVRADLDAIDRYPEVSRSAEKKSLRWGAAAVLGIALVAATAWIPAVRDRLPWARPALAGPKNLAVLPFEAIGGGPEDQAYSNGITETLTAKLTQLTATHQLQIAPTREVRARGVMTARTTRKELGASLVVEGTVHRSGNTVRVNCVLVDTATLRQLRAETITADASDPFAVQDRVVVAIVQMLALELRPQERQMLRGSGTHVAGAQEYYLQGRGYLLNYDKIENIENAIRVFMRALSLDPNYALAHAGLGEAYWKMYEARRESQWVEQVRQACERARQLNPALAQVHICLGTIANNTGHPERAVAEFEQAIKLEPTNDDAYRALGAAYQNLGKPAEADRTYRQAIELRPHYWAGYSWLGAFYYHQARYKEAEEMFRQVVALVPDSFRGYYNLGAVHVEQGRYAEAIEVLERSLAIRPAATAYSNLGNAYFYSRRFQEAARAFEQAVKLDEQDYLFWWNLGDAYYWARESRTQAARAYRQAISLAEARLHVNPRDTSALGVLAVCHAMLGQKKMALQYLQRGLRVAPDDPELRFKAAVVYNQFGEIKPALGWLEKAMAAGWSPTKLRDTPDFDHLRSHPRFQELLQGKMT